The following coding sequences lie in one Salmo salar chromosome ssa13, Ssal_v3.1, whole genome shotgun sequence genomic window:
- the LOC106567609 gene encoding prolyl 4-hydroxylase subunit alpha-1 — MSDHVTGERFSAETRVAKSAWLADEDNPVISRLTQRMADLTGLDMEAAEMLQVANYGIGGQYEPHFDYKLNNDTDYTTRGGRIATILIYMSDVEVGGSTVFPDIGAALRPYKGSAVLWYNLLQNGEEDARTLHAACPVFVGNKWVANKWVRAHGQEFRRRCSLSQMD; from the exons ATGTCAGACCATGTGACAGGAGAAAGATTTTCAGCTGAAACCCGTGTGGCTAAAAG TGCATGGCTGGCTGACGAGGACAACCCTGTCATCTCCCGTCTTACCCAGAGAATGGCTGACCTGACTGGGCTGGACATGGAGGCAGCAGAGATGCTCCAG GTTGCAAATTATGGGATTGGGGGCCAATATGAACCACACTTTGACTACAAG CTGAACAATGACACAGACTACACGACGAGGGGTGGCAGGATCGCAACGATCTTAATCTAT ATGAGTGATGTGGAAGTGGGTGGATCGACTGTGTTCCCTGATATAGGAGCTGCTCTACGACCGTACAAG GGTTCAGCGGTGCTGTGGTACAACCTTTTGCAGAATGGAGAGGAGGACGCTAGGACCTTACACGCTGCATGCCCTGTATTTGTGGGCAATAAATGGG TTGCCAATAAATGGGTGCGGGCTCATGGACAGGAGTTCAGGAGAAGATGCTCTTTGTCCCAGATGGACTGA